Below is a genomic region from Spirochaetales bacterium.
CCTGTCTATTTCTATCCTGCTGCCCGCCTTGAGTTCATCGAGATCCAAAAGGGCGAGTTTTCCGTAATCCTGAAACTTCGAAATGTCAAAATATAGGTTGCCGCCGGAAAAATAAGTAAATCCGTTCTTTTCAATCCGCCGAATAAGCCCGATCATATCCTCTATATGTTCGGTCGCTTTACAGATTATCTGTGGCTTCAAACAATTGAGGTCCTCCATATCTTTGAAAAAGGCTTTTGTATAATGCTCCGCGATATCCCAGACACTCATTTTCTTTTCCCTGGCGCTGGATAGCATTTTATCTTCACCATAGTCCGCATCATCGGAAAGATGCCCCACATCCGTGATATTCATCACATGGGTGACATCATATCCGAGAAACCGAAGCGCCCGTCCGAGAATGTCGACCAGGATATATGTTCTCAAATTCCCGATATGGGCATATTTGTATACCGTAGGACCGCATGCATACATACCCGCCTTCCCCTCTTTCAAAGGGCTAAAATCCATTATCTCTCTTCCAAGCGTATTGAATAACCTCAGTTTCAAAATAACTATCCTTTCTATTATTAAAAAAACGATATGCCAATCGGCACAAGCTTATACCGATTTATCATATATAACAAGATCCCGGCATGCAAACGGAATATACTGCCGGATTATAAAAACATTTTTCACGATACCCATATGATATGTGACAAAAACGGCCAATTAGGCTATGATATCATTACTATGGCAAATCTAAGGGATATCATAAAAAAAATCAATATCGATTGCCCGATTCTTTTCAATGAACCAATGAAAAACCATACAAGCTTTCAAATCGGGGGGCCGGCGGAAGTGTTTATCCGGCCTAAAAACAGAAAGGAAATCATCGCCGTCGTCCGGTTTTGCAGAGAACACACCGTCCCTTGTTTCATACTCGGCGGGGGTGCCAATATTCTTGTTTCCGACAATGGTATCAAAGGCATAACCGTCGACTGCACGTCGCTATGTGGAATTGATGTGAACGGTTCTACCATTGTCGCCGAAGCCGGAGTAATGGCGAACGATCTGGCGACAACCGCTATGCGGCATAATCTCAGCGGAGCGGAGTTTCTCTCTTCAATGCCGGGAACCGTCGGCGGAGCACTCTGGATGAACGCCCGTTGCTATGACAGGGAAATAGCGGACATCTGCGTGTCCGCCGAAATCCTCACCCGAAACGAAGAACTGCAAATCGTACACCTAAAGAAATCCGATTTTGGCTATAAATCTTCCCCTTTTCAACATGCGGACGCTCTTATTCTGGCCGCTTCGTTTACCCTTTCACCTGGAGAAAAAACATCAATTCTGGAAAAAATGGCAAGACATGATGAGGACCGGCATAAAAAAGGCCATTTTTCCTTTCCGTCTGCAGGAAGCGTTTTCAAGAATAACAGAAACTTCGGTAAAACTACCGGTGAAATCATAGACTCACTCGAACTCAAAGGGTATAGTATTGGGGACGCGCAGATCTCCGAACACCATGCGAACATCATCGTCAACAGAGGCAATGCGACGGCGGAGGATGTTTGGCGCCTTATCGCATATATCAGAAAAAGCGTAAAGCGTGAATTGGGCTATCTGCTTGAAAACGAGATAATCTTTGTCGGAGAATTCGAGGAGGCCGACGAATGAAAGAAACAATGGATAATATCAGGGAGTTTATGCATCTTCTCGAAGACCATGAACTCAAAAAAAGCATCGATGAAATTCCCGTCTCGGCGCTTATCGAAATCTGGGACGATCTGAAAGAAAAAGAAGCCCTCAAGGTCTTTTCGTTACTCGACAAGGAACGAAAAGTCGATCTCATCAGTTCGCTGACACCATACAAACAGGAAATCCTTATTCAGACGCTTTCAGAAGAACATGCAAAAAGCATTCTCGAAGAAATGGAACCGGACGACCTCACCGACTTCATACAATCGA
It encodes:
- the murB gene encoding UDP-N-acetylmuramate dehydrogenase; this translates as MANLRDIIKKINIDCPILFNEPMKNHTSFQIGGPAEVFIRPKNRKEIIAVVRFCREHTVPCFILGGGANILVSDNGIKGITVDCTSLCGIDVNGSTIVAEAGVMANDLATTAMRHNLSGAEFLSSMPGTVGGALWMNARCYDREIADICVSAEILTRNEELQIVHLKKSDFGYKSSPFQHADALILAASFTLSPGEKTSILEKMARHDEDRHKKGHFSFPSAGSVFKNNRNFGKTTGEIIDSLELKGYSIGDAQISEHHANIIVNRGNATAEDVWRLIAYIRKSVKRELGYLLENEIIFVGEFEEADE